Proteins encoded within one genomic window of Spirulina major PCC 6313:
- a CDS encoding NAD(P)H-quinone oxidoreductase subunit M, whose protein sequence is MLLKSTTRHIRIFTAEVHNNELVPSETVLALDIDPDKEFNWTEETREQVRRRFDTLVEAYNGEELSEYNLRRIGSELEHYIRELLQAGQLSYNLQGRVLNYSMGLPRVDTAQGKGKFY, encoded by the coding sequence ATGCTTTTAAAATCCACGACTCGCCATATTCGGATCTTCACGGCTGAAGTTCACAATAATGAGCTTGTGCCGAGCGAAACAGTCCTCGCCCTTGATATTGACCCCGATAAGGAATTTAACTGGACGGAGGAAACCCGCGAACAGGTGCGCCGTCGCTTTGATACCCTTGTGGAAGCTTACAATGGCGAGGAATTGAGTGAATATAACCTGCGGCGAATTGGCTCAGAGCTTGAGCATTACATCCGCGAACTGTTGCAGGCGGGTCAATTGAGCTACAACTTGCAGGGGCGTGTGCTCAACTACAGCATGGGCTTACCCCGTGTGGATACAGCACAGGGCAAGGGCAAATTTTATTAA